The sequence TCACCGGCACGATCAACCCTTCTTCTAACGCTACAGCCACTCCCACACTGATGTGCTCTTGCGTACGTAGCGTGTCGCCTTCCAGGGCAGCATTCATGCGTGGATGTTGCTTTAAGGCATGAGCGCAGGCCTGTACGATGAAGTCGGTATACGTGGCGTTGAACTCACGCTGCACCTCCTGGCGGCGATCGATCAACTGTGTGACATCGACTTCCGTTGTGATGGTAAGCTGGGCGCTGCCTTGCAGGCTCTTGTGCATGCGCTCGGCAATCACTTTGCGCATGCCACGGAGCGGCGCGCTTTGGACTGCGGTTGGTGTAGGGGTGGTCGAAGCCACCGGTGCTGGAGCAGGTGCGGGTGCCGCCGCTGCTGCGCTGATCGCTTTCTCTATATCTTCGCGCGTGACGCGACCGCCGGGTCCAGTGCCCGCGACCCGTGCCAAGTCAACCTTATGTTCCTGCGCCAGTTTACGCGCCGCCGGGGTTACCGGCGCACCTTCGCGGCGGCCGCTAACAGAAGACACAGCCGCAGGTGCGGCGCTCGCAGTTGGCGCAGCCGTTACGGTCGCCGCTGCCGCTTGCGGAGCACCGCCGCCATACTTTGCCGCGACCTCGGCAACGTTCTCGCCAGGTGCGGCAATGACCGCCACCGGCAAGCCGACCGGCACCACCGCTTCGAGCGGGTAGAGCAGTTTCGCTACCGTCCCGGTCGCGGAAGACTCGACCTCGTAGAGCACTTTTTCGGTTTCCACCTCAAACAACGGCTCCCCAGTTTTAATAGCATCGCCTTCGGCCTTGAACCATTTCTGGATCGTGCCCTCGGTCATGGTCAAACCGAACTTGGGCATGGTTGCTTCTACCGCCACGACTCCTCCTCATTATTAGCAATCAGCGATCAGCAATCAGCTCGGAAATGAATCAAACCGCATCCTTGTCTGGCTGACGGCTGATGGCTTTTTATCCCACCAGCTCCTTCACCGCCGCTATGATCTTCGCCTCGTCGGGCAGCACGAACTTTTCCATCGGCGGACTGAAGGGAATCGGTACGTCCGGCGCGGTGAGTCGTTTCACCGGCGCATCGAGCGAATCGAATCCTTTGTCGGCAATGACCGCCGCAATTTCCGCCGCCGCCCCGGCGCGGAGGTGCCCTTCGTCCACGACGAGCACTTTGTGCGTCTTGGCCACCGAGTTCAGAATGATCTCTTCATCGAGGGGAATCAGCGAGCGAGGATCGACCACCTCGACGGAAATGCCTTCCTGTTCCAGTTTTTTCGCCGCCGCCAAGGCTTTCGACACCATCAGGCCGATAGCTACGACGGTAATGTCCGTGCCTTCGCGTTTGACCTCGCCTTTGCCGATCGGCACGGTGTAATCTTCGTCAGGGACCGACCCTTTCATGCGGCCTAGGCCCATGTGCTCGAAGACCAGCACGGGATTGTTGTCGCGGATCGCGCTCTTCAACAACCCTTTCATATCGTAGGGGTTCGAGGGGACCACGATCTTGAGCCCAGGCACGCTCATGAACTGGGCATAGACCGTCTCCGAGTGCTGAGCGGCGGATTGTCCCAACGCGCCATAGACCGCGCGGAAGGTGATGGGAATGTCGGCCTGACCGCCGGACATGTAGCGCAGCTTCGCGGCCTGGTTGCATACCTGATCCCAACAGCAATAGAAAAAGCTGGCAAATTCGATTTCCACGATCGGTCGCATGCCGGCCATGGCCGCGCCAACACCAGCGCCAGCATAGCCGGCCTCAGAGATAGGCGCATTGCGAATCCGCTCCGGGCCGAATTCATCGGTCAAACCGCTGGTGGCACCAAAGGCACCAACCCACACATCGAGTCCCATCAGAAAGGTGAGGGGGTCGCGGCGGAGTTCTTCTCGAATCGCTTCGTTGATTGCCGTGATGTAGGAAATTTCTCGCATGGTTGGTCTCCTTTTTAAGCTGTTAGCTATTGCTGTCAGCTATTAGCCAGAGGGGGAAGAGTTGTTCTACCCTTCCTGCCTCCCTCCGATAATAGCTAACAGCCAAAAGCTGAAAGCTACGCCGCCGAAAACATATCCTCCAACGCTTCTTCCGGCGCCGGCAGCGGGCTATCGATGGCAAATTGTACGGCTTCCTCCAGGTCGCGTTTGACCTCGGCTTTGACGGCGTCCAGCTCCGCTTGAGTGAACATGCCATTGGCGGTGAACCGGCTCTCGAAGGAGATCAGCGGACAGCGCAGTTTCCACGCGGCGATCTCGTCCTGCGGACGATAGGCGCGTTTACCGAGAAACGCCTCTTCGCCAACCACGTGCCCTTCCCAGCGATAGGTTTTGCACTCGATCAATGACGGCCCGTCGCCGCGTCGCGCCCGTTCCACCGCCTGCACTGTCGTCTCGTAGACTTCGATCACGTCGTTGCCGTTGACGATGATGCCCGGCATATCGTGGCCACGCGCGCGGTCGGCGATATCTTTCACCGAGGTGACATCTTTCCCGGCAGTAAACTCGCCGTAAAGATTGTTTTCGCACACGTAGACAACCGGGAGCTTCCACGACGAAGCGATATTGAGGGACTCATGGAAAACGCCCTCGTTGGAAGCGCCGTCGCCGAAGAAGCAGACCGCGACCTGGCCGCTTTTCTTCATCTTCGCGGCCAGACCGGCGCCGGTAGCGATGGGCAAACCCGCGCCGACGATGCCATTAGCGCCGAGGATACCAATGCTGAAGTCGGCAATATGCATGGAACCGCCCTTGCCCTTGCAATAGCCGGTCTTCTTGCCGAACAGCTCGGCCACCATCGGTTTCAACCTGCCGCCCTTGGCCAGCAGGTGGCCGTGTCCTCGGTGAGTGCTGGTAATGTAATCCGTATCGGTCAGCGCGGCGCACACACCGGTGGCCGAGGCTTCCTCGCCGATCGAGACATGCACGAAGCCGGGTACCTTGCCCTCTTTGAACAGATCACGCAAACGTTCCTCGAACTGGCGGATCGTCTGCATGGTGCGGTACATTTTGAGTAATTTTTCTCTGCTGACATCTGCGGCCATATGCGCCTCCTCCTTTTTGCGCTTGGGGGTGAGAAGAGACTTGTTCATAATCCCAAACCGAGGGAGCGGTCAACCGCAGGGGGAAGGAAGGCGCTAGTAGTCTGTCCGGGTGATCCAGAGCAATGTCATTCCGAAAGGCCCCTCGACTTCGCTCGGGGTAAACTCCGCGACGAGGAATCTCACGCAGGCAGGACCAACACGAGATTCCTCGCCTCCATTGCATTGCGGCTCGGAATGACAACCCCTCATATTCTTGTGGACGAAGTACTGGGTCATAGCACCCCCAGCATCCCGTTACGACAGATTTTCTTTCAGCGTCGGCACTGCCACCACCGGTTCGATCTTCTCCACCTTCACCTTGGCGATCCGCCGTCCGTCCATATCGACAATCGTGAAGCGGAAGCCTTCGTGGGTAATGGCTTCTCCACCGCGAGGGATACGCTCCAGCCGGGCCAGAATGAAGCCGGCAATGGTGCGATACGAGGTAGTCTCCTGCAGCGGCAGACCATGCTGTTCCTCTAGGTCACTCAGCAATACGCCGCCTTCCACTAAGAGGATGCCGTCTTTCAACTGCTGAATCGGCTGTTCTTCATCGCTATCGAATTCGTCGCGAATCTCGCCGACGATCTCTTCCAAAATATCTTCAATCGTGGCAACGCCGATGATGGTGCCGAACTCGTTGACCACGATCGCCATATGCGCGCGGCGCACCTGAAGGTCGCTGAGCAAGTGGCTGATTTGCATCGAATCGGGCACAAAGTGCGCCGGATGCAGAAAATCCCGGAGCTGCGCAGTCTTGCCCTGTTCCTGAGCGCGCAGCAGTTCCTTGATGTGCACGATGCCAATGACACGTTCGAGGTCATCTTCATACACGGGCATCCGCGAGAACCCGCTTTCGATCATCCGGTGCAGGGCCTCGGCGCATGAAGTGCGGACTTCCAGGGCGTGGACCTCCGTACGCGGCGTCATGATTTCCCGTACCGACGTATCGGCGAACGCAAATACGCTGTGGATAAATTCCTTCTCGGTGTCGTCGAACACGCCTTGTTCCGCACCTTCTCGCACCATGAATTTGACTTCTTCCTCCGACACGAGCGCTTCGGTGGATTTGGCTCCACTGCCAGTCAAAAACAAAAGTACGTTCGACGAGGCGGTGAGCGCATGGACCACCCAAGAGAAGCTTCGGGAGAGAAAATCGAGCGGTCGCGCCACGGCACAGGCGATGCGCTCGGGATACCGCAGGGCCAAAGTTTTGGGCACCAGTTCCCCCAGCACGAGAGAAAGGTATGAAATGACAAGCACGACCAGACTCAAGGCGATGAACTCTCCCCATTCCTGCAAAAACTCCACTCCACTGGCTTGAAAATACGGCTTGAGGAACTCAATCGCGGACGCGCCACCCACGGCGGATGCGAGTGAACTCACCAGCGTGATGCCGATCTGAACGGTAGCCAGAAAGCGAGCAGAATCGTCTTTTAAGCGACTGACTACACGCGCGGAGGCGTGGCCTTCCTCAGCCAACTGGTCAATACGGCTGCGCCGCACAGAGACCACGGCAATCTCGGCGCCGGAGAAAAACCCATTGGCGAGAATCAGCATGAAAATAAAAGCGGCCTCAATCCAAAACTCCCCTGACATGGCCTATCCTCCTACCGTGCGCACCGTAGCACAAGCGAGGGAGGTACTCACGGGCGGATGGGAGAGGGAGCCCTCCGGGCTACTACACAACGCCCCGTAAACGGGGCTGAAAGCCGGCTTCAGCCGGCGTTGCCATGTAGCCCGGCGCTTCAGCGCCGGGGGAAAAGGATTTCGCCAACAGTCCGTAGGGGCGAGCAAAGCGAAAAAAATGTTCGGCTGGGGCGAAGCGCCTTTTTTTCCTCTCTCCCACCAGGGGAGAGAGGACCCAAACCGAGCCGACAACGAGCTACACCGTGAAGGGCCGCCCGGAAATCCCCTCTCCCTCGATGGGAGATGGCGAGGGAGAGGGTGTCCAACATGATCCGCCGTGGCTTTTCTCTGCTTCCCCCTCTCTCTGGCTCTCTCCCACGGAGGGGAGAGAGGAAAAAACGAGTCCGTTCCCGCACGAGGATGGTTATGCACCCCCGCCTTTGCCTCATCCCCGGAAAGCTGATAGCTGACTGCTGAGAGCTTCTCGGGAGGCGAAAGTTGAGCAAAAATGTTACTCATGGCGGCGGCATCGTTATCAGCGGCGCGCGACAGAATAATCTGAAAAATATCGACGTCACGATCCCTTTCAACCAGCTCACGGTGGTCACGGGCGTGAGCGGCTCGGGCAAATCGAGCCTCGCCTTCGACATCCTCTACGCCGAAGGGCAGCGGCGTTATGTCGAGAGCTTCTCGGCCTACGCCCGGCAATTTCTCGATCGCATGGATAAGCCCCACGTCGAGAAAATCGAAGGCATCCTGCCGGCGATCGCCATCGACCAGAACCGCCCGGTGCGCACCTCGCGCTCGACGGTCGGCACTATGACCGAGCTGCACGATCATCTCAAGCTGCTGTTTGCCAAGATCGGCGTGCTGTATTGTCGGCAATGCCAGCAACCGGTCGAACGCGATTCCGCCGAGTCAGTCTTTCGCAAAGTCTCGGCAACCTGGCCCGACGGCACGCGCTTCTTGGTGACGTTCTCGGTCTCGGCTCCGGCCTCGTTGCCCTGGGCGGAAGTGCGCGACGGCTTGCTGCGATCCGGTTTCCACCGCCTCGTCCACGAGCACGCGATTCTCGACATTCAAGAGTTGCACGAGCGCCCCACCGCTAGGCAAGAGCATTTCACCGTGCTGGTGGATCGTCTTACGCTGTCTTCGCGCGCCAAGAAACGGGTGCACGATTCCCTGGAACAGGCCTTCCGATATGGCAAAGGCCGGCTGACGCTTCTTTTCCCGGACGCCGACCATACCGAACAGGCGTTTTCCAACCAGCTCGAGTGTGCGGCGTGCCGCATTACTTACAAGGAGCCGGTCTCCAACATGTTCTCCTTCAACAGCCCCTTGGGAGCATGCGATTCCTGCCGCGGATTTGGCCGCACGATCGATGTTGACCTCGATCTCGTGGTTCCCGATCCCACGCTATCGGTCGAAGAGGGCGCTATTAAGCCCTGGCGGATCAGAGCCGCCCAATGGGAGCGGCGCGAGCTGCTGGCGTTCTGCCGGAAACAGAAGATTCCCGCCTCCACACCCTGGCAGGCGCTGAGCGAAGAACAGCGTCGCGCCATCATCGACGGCGACGGCGAGTACTACGGCGTGCGGGGGTGGTTCCGCTGGCTCGAAACCAAGACCTACAAGATGCACGTGCGCGTGTTTCTCGCCCGCTATCGTGGCTACTTCCACTGCGAAGCCTGCCACGGCGCGCGGCTCAAGCCGGAAGCCCTGCTCTACCGCGTGGGCGACAAAACGCTGGCGGAGATCAACCAACTCAGCGTCGGTGACTGTTACGCCTTCTTCCGCGATCTGCGCCTCAGTGCCTTTCAGGATCAAGTGGCGCATTTGATTCTCGAAGAAATTCGTAAACGTCTGCGCTATTTGGTCGAGGTCGGCGTCGAGTATCTCACGCTCGACCGTCAGTCACGCACGCTCTCTGGCGGCGAACTGGAGCGGGTCGATCTTACGACCGCGATCGGCTCGGCCTTGGTGAACACGTTGTACATTCTGGACGAGCCGTCGATCGGCTTGCACCCGCGCGATAGCCATCGCCTCGTGCAAATCCTCAAAGGCTTGCGCGACAACGGCAATACTGTGGTGGTGGTGGAACATGACCCGGAGATTATCCGCGAGGCGGACAACGTCCTCGACATGGGGCCGTTTGCCGGCGAAAAAGGCGGTGAGGTAGTATACTCCGGCCCCTACGCCCAACTGTTGCGCGATAAACGCTCACTGACCGGGCAGTATTTGTCCGGGCGCGTAGAGATCGCGGTTCCCAAGAAACGACGGGCACCTAAGGCTGGGCGGAGTTTGCGCGTACTCGGCGCGACCGCCAACAACTTGAAGAATATCGATGTCGAAATTCCCCTGGGCTGCATGGTGTGTATCACCGGCGTATCCGGCTCGGGGAAATCCACCCTGGTCGAGGACGTGCTCTATCGCGGCCTCAAGAAACGCAAGGGTACACCGGTTGGCATTCCCGGCCCTTGCCTGGACATCGTTGGCGGAGCACGCATCGCCGACGTGATCTTTGTGAACCAAGCACCCATCGGCACCACACCCCGCGCGAATCTGCTCACCTACACCAAAGCCTTCGATCCTTTGCGCCGGCTGCTCGCCGACACCGACTTGGCGCGGCTGCGCGGCTATACCGCTGGTACGTTCTCGTTCAACGTGGAAGGCGGGCGTTGCGACACCTGTAAGGGTGAAGGGTTCGAGAAAGTCGAGATGCAATTCCTCTCGGATGTCTATGTGCCGTGCCCCGAATGTCACGGCAAACGCTTCCGCGCCGAGGTCTTGGAAGTGGAACTGCGCGGCAAGAACTTGACTGAGATCATGAACTTTACCGTCTCCGAAGCGTTGGAGTTCTTTGCCGAGCAGGCGGAGATCGTACGGCGGCTGACACCGCTGGCGGCAGTAGGGCTCGACTACATGCGCTTGGGGCAGTCGCTGACGACCCTATCCGGTGGCGAGGCCCAGCGGCTCAAACTGGCGGCGCATCTGGGGCTGGAGCGGTCAGATGCAGCAGCGGCAACCCTCTTCATTTTCGACGAACCCACCACCGGGCTGCACTTCGCGGATATTCAGAAATTACTGACCGCTTTCAATCACTTGGCCGAACGCGGCCATTCCCTGGTTATCATCGAGCATAATTTAGAAGTGATTAAATGCTCGGACTATCTCATCGACCTTGGCCCCGAAGGTGGAGAAGGTGGCGGACGGATCATCGCCCAAGGCACGCCGGAAGCCGTCGCCCAGGTCAAGGAGTCGCATACCGGACGGTATCTATTGCAGGTGCTGGGGACGAAGCTAAAAGTCAAAAGTCAAAAGTTGAAAGCTAAAAGCCAAAAGCTAAAAGCTGCTTCCACTCCTCCACCGGCTATTTCTGTCGTTGGCGCAAAGGAACACAATTTACAGAATGTCTCCGTCGATATTCCGCGCGACGAGATGGTCGTGGTCACGGGACTGTCCGGTTCGGGCAAATCGACGCTGGTGTTCGACATCATTTATGCCGAGGGGCAGCGACGCTACATCGACAGTTTGTCGTCCTACTCCCGCCAGTTCATCAAAGTGATGGCGCGACCGAATGTAGACCTGCTGACCGGCATTCCGCCCACAGTCGCGATCGAACAACGCATGAGTCGCGGTGGGCGCAACTCGACCGTGGCGACAATCACAGAAATTTACCACTATCTGCGTCTGCTCTACGCCAAAGCCGGCGTGCAACACTGCGTCCCCTGCGGGCAGCCTTTGTCCGTGCAGAGCCGCAGTCAGATTGTCGACCATATTCGCGAAAACTTTTCCGAGCGGCACGTGGCGTTTCTGGCTCCGGTGGTGCGGGGACGCAAAGGGTTTCACAAAGATGTGCTGGCCGGAGCGCGCAAGCTCGGGTTCAAGCAAGCCCGGATCGACGGGCAGATGTCGCTGATTATCCAGGACATGAGTCTAGCCCGCTTCAAGGAACACGACATCGAAATTCTCGTGGGCGAAACCTCGGTCAACCGCGTGACGCCGGAGTTAGAAACCCTGTTAGCGACCGCGTTGCGTGTAGGCAACGGGACCGTGCAGATCGTCGGCAATGGCGAAGAACGCACCTACAGCGAGAAGTTGTTCTGCGTCCCGTGCGGTCTTGGCTACGAACTCCTCGACCCACGTCTTTTCTCCTTCAACAGCCGGCAAGGCGCGTGCCCAGAATGCGCCGGACTCGGCTCGCGCTGGGAATTCGACCCTGCGCTCGTCGTACCGGATCGTGCCAAATCGCTGGACGACGATGCTCTCTTGCCGTTGACACGAGCGGACTTCAAACGCGAACATAAGAAACTGTTACGTGAGTTAAAGAAGCAAGGCGTTCCGCTGAATCGCCCCTTCGGCGAGTTGACCGCAGAACAGCAGCACCTCACACTGGTCGGCGACGACAACAGCGTGCGCGGTGCCTTCGCTATCTTGAACGATGCCATGACGGCCAGCGAAGGTTCCGACGAAACGCTCTATCCCACGCAGTTTCTGACAGAAGTCCCCTGTCCGGCGTGTATGGGCACGCGCCTCAATCCGCGCGCGCGCGCAGTGCAGGTGTCCGGCAAAGGCATTTGGGAAGTCACGGCTCTGTCGGCGGTAGACTGCATGGCGCACATGGCCGAGTTGCCGCTCAACCCGCGCGAGACTTTGATTGCCGAGCCGATTCTGAAGGAGATCGTGCCGCGCCTCTCCTTCCTGAACGAAGTCGGGCTATCGTATCTTACGCTCGATCGCCGGGCCGACACGCTGTCCGGCGGCGAGGCGCAGCGCATCCGCTTGGCGGCGCAGTTGGGGTCGAATCTACGCGGCGTCTGTTACATTCTCGACGAGCCGACGATCGGTCTCCATCCGCGCGATAACACCCGACTGCTGCAAACCCTGCGCAATTTGCAACAGCGCGGCAATACCGTGTTGGTGGTCGAGCACGATGAGCAAACGATCCGGAGCGCCGACATCGTCGTCGATCTTGGCCCCGGTGCTGGTGTCCATGGCGGCAAAGTCATCGCGATGGGAACGCCGCGCGACTTACGCCGGAATCCGGACTCCGTGACCGGACGCTTCCTGGACTCCGCCCATCCGCGGCTCGGCCCCATCCGCCCGCTGGAAAACCGCCCGCACTTGTCGATTTTCGGCGTCCGTGAGCACAATCTGCGTGGCATCGATGTCCATCTGCCTCTTGGCGTGTGGGTCTGCGTCACCGGCGTGTCCGGCTCGGGCAAGAGCTCGCTGGTGCAAGAAGTGTTGGTGAAAGGTCTGAAAAAGAAGCTGGGGTCGTTTGTCGGACGTTCCGGAGTTCACGAGCGCATCGAAGGCACCGAGTCCATCGAACGCGTCGTGGAAGTGGATCAGACGCCCATCGGCAAAACCCCACGCTCGGTACCGGCCTCGTATGTCGGCTTCTGGGACGAAATGCGCAAGTTGTTCTCGATGCTGCCGGAGGCACGTGCCAAAGGGTATCTCCCGGGTCGCTTCTCCTTCAACGTCAAAGGTGGGAGGTGCGACACCTGCGTCGGGCAAGGCCAGATCAAAATGGAGATGAGCTTCCTGCCGGACGTGTATGTGACGTGCGAAACCTGCGGTGGGCAGCGCTACAACGAAGACACGCTGGATATTGCCTACAATGGCAAAAACATCGCCGATGTCTTGAAGATGACGATCGAGGAAGCAGCCACCTTCTTCCACGGAGTACCGAAGATCTCCGGGCCGCTGCGGCTGCTCGATGACATCGGCATGGGCTACATCACCTTGGGGCAGGCCAGTAATACCCTCTCCGGCGGCGAGGCCCAGCGCATCAAGTTAGCTTATGAACTGGCCAAGGAGTCGCGGGGCAAGACGCTTTATGTGTTGGATGAGCCCACGACCGGACTCCACTTCTCCGACATCGAAAAACTGATCCGCACCCTGCATCGCCTCGTGGATAAAGGCAACACCGTCGTGACGATCGAGCACAACCTCGACATCGTCAAAGAAGCGGACTACGTGCTCGACCTCGGTCCGGAAGGCGGCGCAGGTGGTGGGCAAATCGTCGTCTGCGGTTCGCCCGCCGAGATTCTCAAGGCCGAGCTTTACTCGCATACGGCGCGATGTTTGAAGGAGTATCTTCAGGAAGGATAGCAGAGACGGGAGCGATGCTCCCGGGCATCTACTTGCGCAAAAAAGCGAAGAGAAGACCTGCGATCACGCCAACCTGGCCAAGCCAGAAAATAAACATCCACTGTAATGAGGCTCGCGCGCAGGTCGTGCATCTCCACACGGAGCTTGGCAAACTCGTCGTGCAGATCGACAATGACCGCCATGGCTCAGTTTTTCCTCTCGGCGGCGTTTGTAGCATACTGAGCGAGGAAACGGTATAAGCGTGGAGTGCTCTTTTCTTTTCGCAGAGAGCAACTGAGGGGAGGAGAACTCACGATGAAGTCGAACGGTCACGAGATCAAAGTCGAGGTCCGAGATTTGGAAAAAGAGGCCGAGGGGTATTTTCTCAAGGCGATCGAGATCGCGCAACGGCAACAAGCGAAATCCTTGGAGTTGCGCACGATGCTCAGTCTTGCGCGCTTATGGCAGAAGCAAGGAAAACAAAAGGAGGCGCGCAAGAGACTCGTCGAGATCTACGGCTGGTTTACCGAAGGGTTCGATACCGCCGACTTGCAAGAGGCAAAGGCGCTGATCGAGGAATTGGCTACCACTTAACGCTCTCGGGATTTCCTTTGTAGAGCGACCGCACGAAGGAAATAATCTTCCAGGTTTGATCGTCGGAGAGCAGACTTTTGAAGGGTGGCATGGTGCCTTTGCCGTCGCGGATCTGAGCGAGCAGAGTGAGGTCGGACCCGTCTCCAGTCTGCCAAGTCTCGTCGGTGAGATTAGGTCCCATGCCACCGCCACCTCTCATGCCGTGGCAAGCGTAGCAGTTGAATTTCTTGTAGAGGGCTTCGCCCTCGGCGATCGGTTCCGCTTTCCCCGTATAAGGGTTGAGCTTTTGCGGCGCCACGCCATTTTGCTGACTGCGTGCCAGAGGAGAAAATAACAGGAGCAACCCGAACACGCAGAAGAGTTTGCCGACAGCGGACCGCGGGCGACAGCGAAGACGAACCGATGAAAAAGGTTGTTGTCGATACATACTGGAGTTCTCGTCATTGCAGGAGCAGCGGCACACCATACTCCGCGAGCAGCGTGCGAATATCGGTCGCCTTTCGTTGTAACATATCATTGAGCCGAGTTTTCAATGCCTCATCCTGTCGCCTGACGCCAAGGGCAATGCTGTACGATAACGGCAACGTCGGAGAATTTTCTTCAGTCGGAACAGGCGTCAGCATCAGCGGTAAGGTTTGCTGCTTGGCGAAATAGCCGGCGATCGGACCCCAGACAATCGCTACGTCGATTTCCTCATCGGCCACCGCTCGAATAATCTTGCCTGGCGGGCTGTCCTCGGCATAGTTCCCGAACACGCTATAGCCGACCACATTGTTCACAATACCCTTGGCGGCAAGCACATGCGCGGGCGGGCTGTTCATGTAATCGTCTCCGATGAGATGCACGCCGATCTTCAATTGACGCAGCTCCGGAGCATCGAACGAGGCGATCCGGTAGGCCGCTTTTTGCGGATGGACGAAGACATAGGTCGAACGATAGTACGGCTGCGTAGTAAGGACAGGACCGAAGCCCGCCGGCACGCCCATGACCACATCGCACACCCCGGCATCGAGGGTGTTGCGGAGGAAGCCGCGCCGTTGCGGCCACCAGGTATATTGAAGTTCGCGGTGAAATTCCTGAGCGAGGAGTGCGGCGAGCTTATTCTCGAATCCTTGTTGCTGCCGATTGGAAAAAGGCAGATTGTTGGGGTCGGCACAGACGCGGAAGGCGTCACGTTCGCCGGGCGGTTCGGCACTCCATGCCGAAGTCACGCTCGCGAGGACGGCAAACAACAGTAGCAGTAGGCGGAAAATAAACATCAGTCTCGTGCAAAAAGGGAGCAAGGCAGCCATCGCCCCCTCCGTGGCAGGGGGTCAATACTGTTCGGCACTCGTTATGCACGCACGCTGGTGGGTCCTCTCTCCCCTGGCGGGAGAGAGTCAGAGAGAGGGGGCAGCGCAGAAGAGCACAGCGGATGGGGTCTGACACCCTCTCCCTCGCCCTCTCCCATCGAGGGAGAGGGGAACACCAGGCGCTCCCTCAGCCACGGCAAAATTCGAGCCGAACACTACTGAGGCAGAGTTTGCTTTTTCGCGACCTGTTTCGCGCCCCCGTCGAGCGCAAACACATAGAGCATGCCGCCTTTGTTAGTGTCTTTCCCCAAGTCGGCAAAAGCGCCGACGGCACCAAGTGCGGCAGTGGGATCGTCGAGCGCCAGATCCGCAGCCACCACCGCTCCCGACCAGCCGCCAATACCGGATAAGATGGCGACGTACTGTTTGCCGTCCGGGCCAATGTAGGTCATGGGCGAACCGATGACGCCGGAGCCGAGCTTAAAGTTCCACAGTTCTTTACCCTCCCGCGCATCGACGGCACGGAACCAACCGTCCATGGTGCCGTAGAACACCACATCGCCAGCCGTCGAGAGAGCGCCGCCCCACGCCGACCATTTCTCCTTGATGGTCCACTTTCGCTCGCCGGTCGTCGGGTCCCAA is a genomic window of Deltaproteobacteria bacterium containing:
- a CDS encoding HlyC/CorC family transporter, translating into MSGEFWIEAAFIFMLILANGFFSGAEIAVVSVRRSRIDQLAEEGHASARVVSRLKDDSARFLATVQIGITLVSSLASAVGGASAIEFLKPYFQASGVEFLQEWGEFIALSLVVLVISYLSLVLGELVPKTLALRYPERIACAVARPLDFLSRSFSWVVHALTASSNVLLFLTGSGAKSTEALVSEEEVKFMVREGAEQGVFDDTEKEFIHSVFAFADTSVREIMTPRTEVHALEVRTSCAEALHRMIESGFSRMPVYEDDLERVIGIVHIKELLRAQEQGKTAQLRDFLHPAHFVPDSMQISHLLSDLQVRRAHMAIVVNEFGTIIGVATIEDILEEIVGEIRDEFDSDEEQPIQQLKDGILLVEGGVLLSDLEEQHGLPLQETTSYRTIAGFILARLERIPRGGEAITHEGFRFTIVDMDGRRIAKVKVEKIEPVVAVPTLKENLS
- a CDS encoding thiamine pyrophosphate-dependent dehydrogenase E1 component subunit alpha translates to MAADVSREKLLKMYRTMQTIRQFEERLRDLFKEGKVPGFVHVSIGEEASATGVCAALTDTDYITSTHRGHGHLLAKGGRLKPMVAELFGKKTGYCKGKGGSMHIADFSIGILGANGIVGAGLPIATGAGLAAKMKKSGQVAVCFFGDGASNEGVFHESLNIASSWKLPVVYVCENNLYGEFTAGKDVTSVKDIADRARGHDMPGIIVNGNDVIEVYETTVQAVERARRGDGPSLIECKTYRWEGHVVGEEAFLGKRAYRPQDEIAAWKLRCPLISFESRFTANGMFTQAELDAVKAEVKRDLEEAVQFAIDSPLPAPEEALEDMFSAA
- a CDS encoding 2-oxo acid dehydrogenase subunit E2, with the protein product MAVEATMPKFGLTMTEGTIQKWFKAEGDAIKTGEPLFEVETEKVLYEVESSATGTVAKLLYPLEAVVPVGLPVAVIAAPGENVAEVAAKYGGGAPQAAAATVTAAPTASAAPAAVSSVSGRREGAPVTPAARKLAQEHKVDLARVAGTGPGGRVTREDIEKAISAAAAAPAPAPAPVASTTPTPTAVQSAPLRGMRKVIAERMHKSLQGSAQLTITTEVDVTQLIDRRQEVQREFNATYTDFIVQACAHALKQHPRMNAALEGDTLRTQEHISVGVAVALEEGLIVPVIPNTDKKSLKEIAQAARNLAEKARAGKLTLEEVSGGTFTVSNLGMYGVDGFTPILNTPQTGILGVGRIVEKPVIYRGEIAKRSTMVLSLTFDHRAIDGAPAGAFLQTVADLLAHGNRISLDAR
- a CDS encoding alpha-ketoacid dehydrogenase subunit beta gives rise to the protein MREISYITAINEAIREELRRDPLTFLMGLDVWVGAFGATSGLTDEFGPERIRNAPISEAGYAGAGVGAAMAGMRPIVEIEFASFFYCCWDQVCNQAAKLRYMSGGQADIPITFRAVYGALGQSAAQHSETVYAQFMSVPGLKIVVPSNPYDMKGLLKSAIRDNNPVLVFEHMGLGRMKGSVPDEDYTVPIGKGEVKREGTDITVVAIGLMVSKALAAAKKLEQEGISVEVVDPRSLIPLDEEIILNSVAKTHKVLVVDEGHLRAGAAAEIAAVIADKGFDSLDAPVKRLTAPDVPIPFSPPMEKFVLPDEAKIIAAVKELVG